One window of Anaerolineales bacterium genomic DNA carries:
- a CDS encoding GNAT family N-acetyltransferase → MIKIAPITLEGHGIRLEPLTFEHEADLSAAAADGELWNLWFTSVPQPEETKAYIETALAGYQAGHMLPWAVRELTTGRIIGSTRYHDVIANIDRVEIGYTWYAKSWQKSHVNTVCKLLLLAHAFDTLGCKVVGLRTDNFNFNSQKAIEGLGAKKDGILRHHAMRRDGSVRDSVMYSILVTEWPGVKQNLRFRLARHGTL, encoded by the coding sequence ATGATCAAAATTGCTCCCATTACCTTGGAAGGTCACGGCATTCGGCTTGAACCGCTAACCTTTGAACACGAAGCGGATCTCTCAGCGGCGGCAGCGGATGGCGAACTGTGGAATCTTTGGTTTACCTCTGTGCCGCAGCCGGAAGAGACCAAAGCGTATATTGAAACTGCTTTGGCTGGTTATCAAGCCGGTCATATGTTGCCGTGGGCGGTCCGCGAGTTGACGACGGGAAGGATCATCGGGAGCACCCGCTATCATGATGTGATTGCCAATATCGACCGGGTGGAAATCGGTTACACCTGGTATGCCAAAAGCTGGCAGAAGAGTCATGTCAACACGGTTTGTAAGTTATTGCTTCTCGCTCATGCCTTTGATACGCTTGGTTGTAAAGTGGTGGGCTTGCGCACCGATAATTTCAACTTCAATTCGCAAAAAGCGATTGAAGGTTTGGGGGCTAAAAAGGACGGCATCTTGCGTCATCATGCCATGCGTCGCGACGGGTCTGTTCGTGATAGCGTCATGTACAGCATTCTGGTCACCGAGTGGCCCGGTGTAAAACAGAATCTCCGATTTCGGCTGGCTCGTCACGGAACATTGTAG
- a CDS encoding dihydrofolate reductase, which yields MRKIIVHEFITLDGVIQAPGSPTEDTDGGFTHGGWTLPYWHDEIGAHFGQIFADADTLLLGRKTWETHGEAFEPNSAEDPFNGFKKYVVSNTLKSADAWRDSTIIRGNVIEEVRKLKSQPGKNIVMDGSSVLVQALIENELVDEIALHVYPLALGGGKHLFPEGKRVNLNLIESSSLPTGVVYQRFQLA from the coding sequence ATGAGAAAAATAATTGTGCATGAATTCATTACGTTGGATGGTGTCATTCAGGCACCGGGCAGCCCCACCGAAGATACCGATGGCGGCTTCACTCACGGCGGTTGGACGCTTCCCTACTGGCATGACGAGATCGGCGCGCACTTCGGGCAGATCTTTGCGGACGCCGATACCCTGCTGCTCGGGCGCAAGACCTGGGAAACTCATGGGGAGGCGTTCGAGCCGAACTCAGCGGAAGACCCGTTCAACGGCTTCAAGAAATATGTTGTGTCCAATACCTTGAAGTCCGCAGATGCCTGGCGGGACTCAACCATCATCCGGGGGAATGTGATCGAAGAAGTCCGCAAGTTGAAAAGCCAGCCGGGTAAGAACATCGTCATGGATGGGAGCAGCGTTCTGGTTCAGGCATTGATTGAAAACGAGTTGGTGGATGAGATCGCCCTGCATGTCTATCCGTTGGCGCTTGGCGGCGGCAAACACTTATTCCCGGAAGGAAAGCGCGTCAATCTCAACCTGATAGAGTCTTCTTCGCTTCCAACCGGTGTCGTGTATCAACGCTTTCAGCTCGCATAA
- a CDS encoding flap endonuclease: MKIHLVDGTYELFRAHFGAPPKKAPNGQEVGATLGLIRSMLLLLSGPEVTHVAVAFDHVIESFRNKMYAGYKSSEGVDPVILNQFPLAEASIKALGMVTWPMSKFEADDAIAAAVAKFKKVKSVEQIVICSVDKDLTQMVDGDRVVCWDRRREITLNEKGVIEKFGVPPESIPDFLALVGDSADGYPGIQGWGEKSTSAVLAKYKHIESIPKDPNKIPLSLGRATTLLENLQKNYKDALLFRELSTLRTDVPIKETLADLKWQGVYPRFKKVCEELGNQSIPERITRWRK; the protein is encoded by the coding sequence ATGAAAATCCATTTGGTTGACGGAACTTATGAGTTATTCCGCGCGCATTTCGGCGCACCGCCTAAGAAAGCCCCCAACGGACAGGAAGTTGGCGCAACCCTTGGGCTGATTCGCAGCATGCTTTTGCTTCTCTCCGGCCCCGAAGTGACTCACGTCGCTGTGGCGTTCGACCATGTGATCGAGTCGTTCCGCAATAAGATGTATGCAGGCTATAAATCCAGCGAAGGCGTGGACCCGGTGATCCTGAATCAGTTTCCGCTGGCTGAGGCGTCGATAAAAGCCTTGGGTATGGTGACCTGGCCCATGTCCAAGTTTGAGGCGGACGATGCGATTGCTGCCGCAGTGGCGAAGTTCAAGAAGGTTAAATCGGTGGAGCAGATCGTCATTTGTTCCGTCGATAAAGACCTGACGCAAATGGTGGATGGCGACCGCGTCGTATGCTGGGATCGCCGCCGTGAAATTACGTTGAATGAAAAAGGTGTGATCGAAAAGTTCGGCGTGCCGCCTGAATCAATACCCGATTTTCTCGCACTCGTAGGTGACTCAGCCGATGGTTACCCAGGTATTCAAGGCTGGGGCGAGAAATCTACATCAGCTGTTCTGGCGAAGTACAAGCATATTGAGTCCATTCCCAAAGACCCAAACAAAATTCCGCTGAGTTTGGGGCGGGCAACAACCCTGCTCGAAAATTTGCAGAAGAATTATAAAGATGCCTTGTTATTTAGAGAATTATCCACCTTACGAACCGATGTTCCTATAAAAGAAACTCTTGCAGATCTAAAATGGCAGGGCGTTTACCCACGGTTTAAGAAGGTTTGCGAGGAACTGGGAAACCAAAGCATTCCAGAGCGTATCACCAGGTGGAGGAAGTAA
- a CDS encoding class I SAM-dependent methyltransferase translates to MLYLMVFTVLFLIVILSALWMIVPAFFGPPSIPTRMNRIRKALQLANLQPGETVYDLGAGDGRVLLIAANEFNAKAVGVEVGPVQCLLIKLRALASGHGDKIRVKWGNYFKAELKDADVVFIYATSKETIKLAGHLKTQMKLRARLVSISADFPEWEPTFIDELDLIFLYVMPPVDGSPATYFIKKAG, encoded by the coding sequence ATGCTTTACTTGATGGTTTTTACGGTCTTGTTCCTTATTGTCATCCTTAGCGCGTTATGGATGATCGTCCCTGCATTTTTTGGTCCACCCTCCATCCCTACCCGGATGAACCGCATCCGCAAAGCGTTGCAACTTGCAAACCTCCAACCCGGAGAGACCGTCTACGATCTCGGCGCCGGGGATGGACGTGTGCTGTTGATCGCAGCAAACGAATTCAATGCCAAAGCGGTTGGTGTGGAAGTCGGACCCGTCCAATGTCTGTTAATTAAATTGCGCGCTCTTGCCAGCGGACATGGCGATAAGATTCGTGTGAAGTGGGGAAATTATTTTAAGGCAGAGCTTAAAGATGCCGATGTGGTCTTTATCTACGCCACTTCAAAAGAGACAATCAAACTTGCAGGTCATTTAAAAACGCAAATGAAGTTGCGAGCGCGGCTCGTTTCAATCTCCGCAGATTTCCCGGAGTGGGAACCCACTTTCATCGACGAATTGGATTTGATCTTCCTTTACGTCATGCCGCCTGTTGATGGAAGCCCCGCTACATACTTCATTAAAAAGGCAGGCTAA
- a CDS encoding GNAT family N-acetyltransferase: protein MAKITLRPVIEADLSILFQQQLDPEAVALSAYPSKDRGEFMRHWEGILRDKNVTARTIVYKEKVAGHIICWKESKYEQRIGYWIGREFWKRGIASAAVAEFLVIVRNRPLYAEVANRNLGSKRVLEKNEFKLLDEGVKSSMYKLGA, encoded by the coding sequence ATGGCGAAGATAACCCTACGTCCAGTAATCGAAGCGGACCTGTCCATCTTGTTTCAACAGCAGCTTGACCCTGAAGCGGTTGCCTTGTCTGCCTATCCCTCCAAAGATCGCGGCGAGTTCATGCGGCATTGGGAAGGGATATTGAGAGACAAAAATGTGACCGCGCGGACCATCGTCTACAAAGAAAAGGTCGCGGGTCACATCATTTGTTGGAAAGAAAGCAAGTACGAGCAAAGAATTGGATATTGGATCGGCAGGGAATTTTGGAAAAGAGGAATCGCAAGTGCGGCGGTCGCGGAATTTTTAGTGATTGTCAGAAACCGCCCGTTATATGCTGAAGTGGCAAATCGCAATCTGGGCTCGAAGCGAGTGTTGGAGAAAAATGAGTTTAAACTGCTGGATGAAGGCGTAAAATCATCGATGTATAAATTGGGCGCATAA
- a CDS encoding AAA family ATPase, whose product MFPDKSVICPVTIGRDNDLQRLQGLFAHALEGNGQIALISGEAGIGKTRFANEAETWSAQRGLVLRGNCFQTESAQPYAPLLDLLRYFLATRSKDEIKRAIGPHAVSLLRLMPELEVHFPDIVPAPTPDPKIEKQRIFQSLTQIFMELARNKPLVVIIEDLHWSDSTSLEFLLLLARRIAPLPIFLVLTYRSDETNPELTHFLAELDRSRLGTDFSLKRLTAFDVDLMLRAILELDTPVSQEFLDAVFPLTEGNPFFIEEILKSLMEEGDVFFANGVWDRKEISQLRIPRTIQDAVQRRTQKLDERTVRVLTMASVLGRRFNFHLLRDILQVDEPELLENLKQLVKVQLIVEENADVFAFRHALTREAAYSTMMLRERQGLHRLAGEAMERMFIAVLTSHFADLSYHFYTAEEWRKAFDYSLKAGDQACDLYAPREAIVFYSRVFVAARQLGKEIEPGLLLLRGRAYETMGDFKSALDDFEQALKIARESHDGMTEWQTLLNLGQLWTGRDYQRTGEYFRVAESVSQTLQDARLQALSLNRLGNWHVNIGKTGQGLGLHRKALEIYQQNQDPKGTAESFDLMGMAVMHHGDLLASFGEYQQAIKIFRSLDDKYGLISALSGSCNTFSWNETNFVPGITPLENYHMSIEALELSRQTGWTAGEAFVEWSIALNLGGRGLFDEAIGHASESLRIATEIGHRQWIIGAQNALGYVHLMMLQANSAIQWFELALAFANKLGSAWWVGGITANLAGAYLLNNDLPRARALLDTGLENEKGDYTLARQRMLWAKGHLLLAEEKPKESLKIVEELLSLRSRHPANQPIPYLLKLKGQALTRLKQEKKAVESLEDAKRGAIQREALPLQWQIHALLGWLHRTQKNTQASEMEFGSARQVLNTLEANIQDETLREQFLNRALEYLPKERVLTKRQSESEKYGGLTAREREVMRYLSRGKSNREIAEALFLSERTVENHVANILNKLGFDSRAQAAVWAVEKGLV is encoded by the coding sequence ATGTTCCCGGATAAATCCGTAATTTGCCCAGTCACGATCGGACGAGATAACGACCTGCAGCGATTGCAAGGTCTTTTCGCACACGCCTTGGAAGGCAATGGACAGATTGCATTGATCTCGGGCGAAGCCGGGATCGGTAAAACCCGCTTCGCAAATGAAGCCGAAACCTGGTCTGCCCAAAGGGGGTTGGTGCTACGGGGAAATTGTTTCCAAACCGAAAGCGCTCAACCTTATGCACCTTTGCTTGACCTGCTTCGATATTTTCTTGCAACTCGTTCCAAAGACGAGATCAAACGGGCAATCGGTCCGCACGCAGTCTCCTTGCTTCGATTAATGCCGGAATTGGAAGTCCATTTTCCAGACATAGTTCCTGCGCCAACTCCCGACCCCAAGATCGAAAAACAGCGTATCTTCCAATCATTAACCCAGATCTTCATGGAGCTTGCACGGAACAAGCCCTTGGTCGTCATCATTGAAGACTTGCACTGGAGCGACTCGACCAGCCTCGAATTCCTTTTGCTGCTTGCCAGGCGGATTGCGCCATTGCCCATTTTCCTGGTTCTTACATACCGGAGCGACGAGACCAACCCAGAGTTGACCCACTTCCTGGCAGAACTGGACCGCAGCCGTCTCGGGACAGATTTTTCTTTGAAGCGTTTGACAGCTTTCGATGTCGATCTCATGCTGCGCGCCATCCTTGAGCTCGATACGCCGGTCAGCCAGGAATTTCTCGATGCGGTATTCCCATTGACGGAGGGCAACCCTTTTTTTATCGAAGAGATCCTTAAATCTCTCATGGAAGAGGGTGATGTGTTTTTTGCGAATGGCGTGTGGGATCGGAAAGAGATCAGCCAGCTTCGGATTCCACGCACGATCCAGGACGCGGTTCAACGCCGCACCCAAAAATTGGACGAACGAACGGTTCGAGTCTTGACGATGGCTTCGGTTCTGGGAAGGCGCTTTAACTTTCACCTTCTACGGGATATTTTGCAGGTCGACGAACCGGAGTTGTTGGAAAATCTCAAGCAATTGGTTAAAGTGCAATTGATCGTGGAAGAGAACGCCGATGTATTTGCATTTCGGCATGCCCTGACCCGTGAAGCGGCATATTCGACCATGATGCTGCGCGAAAGACAGGGGTTGCATCGTTTGGCGGGCGAAGCCATGGAGCGGATGTTTATTGCGGTCCTTACCTCCCATTTTGCCGACCTGTCTTATCATTTTTATACAGCTGAAGAATGGCGGAAGGCGTTCGATTACTCGCTTAAAGCAGGCGATCAGGCTTGCGATCTCTACGCTCCGCGTGAGGCGATCGTTTTTTACTCGCGAGTCTTTGTGGCAGCCCGCCAATTGGGAAAGGAGATCGAACCCGGGCTGCTCCTCCTGCGTGGACGTGCCTATGAGACCATGGGGGATTTCAAATCGGCATTGGATGATTTCGAACAGGCATTGAAAATTGCACGCGAGTCTCACGATGGGATGACCGAATGGCAGACCCTCCTTAACCTCGGGCAGCTTTGGACGGGGCGGGACTATCAACGCACGGGAGAATATTTCCGCGTTGCAGAATCGGTTTCGCAAACCCTTCAGGATGCCCGCTTGCAAGCCTTGAGTTTGAATCGATTGGGGAATTGGCATGTCAATATCGGGAAGACCGGGCAGGGGTTGGGACTGCACCGCAAGGCATTGGAGATCTATCAGCAGAATCAAGACCCCAAAGGAACGGCTGAATCTTTTGATCTAATGGGCATGGCGGTCATGCATCATGGCGATCTTCTCGCTTCATTTGGCGAATATCAACAGGCCATCAAGATATTCCGCTCGCTTGATGATAAATATGGATTGATCTCCGCATTGTCGGGCTCCTGCAATACCTTCAGTTGGAATGAGACCAATTTTGTACCGGGGATAACCCCGCTTGAAAATTATCACATGTCCATCGAAGCATTGGAATTAAGCCGCCAGACGGGATGGACAGCCGGAGAGGCATTCGTTGAGTGGTCGATTGCGCTAAATCTGGGCGGGCGCGGTCTGTTCGACGAGGCAATCGGTCATGCTTCAGAGTCGCTTCGTATTGCGACCGAGATCGGTCATCGCCAGTGGATCATTGGCGCCCAGAACGCTTTGGGTTATGTCCACTTGATGATGTTACAAGCCAACAGCGCGATCCAGTGGTTTGAACTGGCGCTGGCGTTTGCAAACAAACTTGGTTCTGCCTGGTGGGTGGGGGGGATAACTGCCAATCTGGCAGGTGCTTATTTATTGAACAATGACCTGCCTCGCGCCCGCGCGCTGCTCGATACCGGGTTGGAAAACGAGAAAGGCGATTACACCCTTGCGAGGCAACGGATGTTATGGGCGAAGGGGCATCTTTTATTGGCAGAGGAAAAACCGAAGGAGTCGTTAAAGATCGTGGAGGAGTTGTTATCCTTGCGGTCTCGGCATCCGGCTAATCAACCCATTCCGTATTTATTGAAACTCAAAGGGCAGGCACTGACACGCTTAAAGCAGGAAAAGAAAGCCGTTGAATCCCTGGAAGATGCCAAGCGGGGTGCGATCCAGCGTGAGGCATTGCCATTGCAATGGCAGATCCATGCCCTGTTAGGCTGGCTGCACCGTACTCAGAAGAATACTCAGGCAAGTGAAATGGAATTTGGAAGTGCGCGCCAGGTGCTGAACACGTTGGAAGCCAATATTCAGGACGAAACCTTGCGTGAACAATTTTTAAACCGCGCTTTGGAATATCTGCCAAAAGAGAGGGTGTTGACAAAACGTCAGAGTGAGTCTGAAAAATATGGCGGGCTGACCGCCCGAGAGCGCGAAGTGATGCGTTATTTATCCCGGGGAAAATCGAATCGCGAGATCGCAGAAGCCCTGTTCCTAAGCGAACGGACGGTCGAGAATCATGTCGCCAACATCCTGAATAAGCTGGGTTTTGATTCGCGTGCCCAGGCTGCGGTGTGGGCGGTCGAAAAAGGATTGGTATAG
- a CDS encoding GAF domain-containing protein, which yields MTELLFRTFQNWGERERTKREKLFDDWLLNDALQEAWRARVISSLCAIFLVFTFINGSTTLKTFLEYPAYQSWQFLLLLISSVYWGALMGVSWWLARHGKAQQAVYIMLILFLVGPTGLGSIGIREFSDFYNVPLLVLSILFVSLLSKREEQQTLNIAVILVWSLYILLQYLLADDIQRTIPPLMAAITPGAILSTIMFYVILILQFYRLSVPNKILLSSLTAFHFFHQVILLYLQNILAKYLTSFALDYFMDEFRFILYFLIGSMTLVLLIVTRVISNPLTKLTDTVVRINENNLKLRADLTSIDEFGELSKVFNQIIARLGETLDGLEQQVEERTRDLNVASQVSKQITQVLNLEELLPKLVEETKQGFNLYFSSVYLFDFESRQLLLAAGSGEAGNRMKKEGKAYDIEARPSMVAQAARDRRAVVVGDVREPGTTFNPNPYLPDTRSAVTIPMMIQDELVGVLGLQSTTLNEFSSQEDVRILTSLAEQIAVAVRNAQLYENQVRVADELKRLDNLKNQFLASMSHELRTPLNAIINYVAMVSDGMMGEINAEQKELLDGAVKSSRHLLHLINDLLDISKIQAGKLALYVEDDVNVHNELEASLNIASAMILDKPLRIVMEIERNLPLIFGDKRRIRQIVLNLLSNAIKFTDGGTITLQAKRSGDEVIISVIDSGPGIPHAAQSLIFEPFTQTEDGIKLEGTGLGLPISRTLAQLHGGRLWVESEPGSGAAFHFALPTVGRSP from the coding sequence ATGACTGAATTATTATTTCGAACATTCCAGAACTGGGGTGAAAGAGAGCGGACGAAACGTGAAAAGTTATTCGATGACTGGTTGCTGAACGACGCATTGCAGGAGGCATGGCGGGCGCGGGTGATTTCGAGCCTTTGCGCGATCTTTCTCGTCTTTACCTTTATCAACGGCTCGACAACTTTAAAAACATTTCTTGAGTACCCGGCTTATCAAAGCTGGCAATTTCTTCTGTTGCTTATCAGTTCGGTCTATTGGGGCGCCTTAATGGGGGTCAGTTGGTGGCTTGCCCGGCACGGAAAAGCGCAGCAGGCTGTGTATATCATGCTGATCTTATTCCTGGTCGGTCCCACCGGGTTGGGGAGTATCGGTATTCGGGAGTTTAGTGATTTCTACAATGTGCCCCTGCTCGTTCTCTCCATTTTGTTCGTTTCCCTCCTTTCGAAGCGGGAAGAACAGCAGACCTTGAACATTGCTGTAATCCTGGTCTGGTCTCTGTATATATTGCTCCAATACCTTCTTGCAGACGATATACAAAGAACCATACCGCCGTTGATGGCAGCCATCACGCCTGGGGCGATCCTGAGCACGATCATGTTTTATGTCATTTTGATCCTTCAGTTTTACCGTTTATCGGTGCCAAACAAGATATTATTATCGTCTCTGACAGCGTTTCATTTTTTTCACCAGGTGATCTTGCTCTATTTACAAAATATCCTTGCGAAATATCTTACATCCTTTGCGCTTGATTATTTCATGGATGAGTTCAGGTTCATCCTGTATTTTCTAATCGGGAGTATGACCCTTGTCCTTTTGATCGTTACGCGCGTGATCTCAAACCCGCTGACTAAATTAACTGATACGGTCGTTCGAATAAACGAAAACAACCTCAAACTTCGTGCAGATTTGACCAGCATCGATGAGTTTGGAGAATTATCAAAGGTCTTCAACCAGATCATTGCCCGCCTGGGAGAGACACTTGATGGGTTGGAGCAGCAAGTGGAGGAACGTACGCGCGATTTGAACGTGGCATCCCAGGTCTCGAAGCAGATCACCCAGGTGTTAAACCTCGAAGAATTGCTTCCGAAACTGGTGGAGGAAACGAAGCAGGGCTTTAATTTGTACTTTTCGTCAGTGTACTTGTTCGATTTCGAATCCCGTCAATTACTTCTGGCGGCCGGAAGTGGAGAGGCAGGAAACCGGATGAAGAAAGAAGGCAAGGCGTATGATATCGAGGCGCGTCCAAGTATGGTGGCGCAGGCTGCCCGTGATCGTCGAGCCGTGGTGGTTGGCGATGTGAGAGAGCCCGGGACGACTTTCAATCCCAACCCCTATCTGCCGGATACTCGTTCGGCTGTGACCATACCGATGATGATCCAGGATGAATTGGTGGGTGTTTTGGGCTTACAGTCCACTACACTGAACGAGTTTTCTTCGCAGGAAGATGTTCGCATCCTGACCTCATTGGCGGAGCAGATCGCTGTGGCGGTACGGAATGCCCAGTTATATGAAAATCAGGTGCGAGTGGCGGATGAATTGAAGCGGTTGGATAACCTGAAAAATCAATTCCTTGCCAGTATGAGCCATGAATTGCGGACGCCCTTAAATGCCATCATCAATTACGTTGCCATGGTGTCAGATGGGATGATGGGAGAAATAAATGCTGAACAGAAAGAATTACTGGATGGCGCGGTAAAAAGTTCACGTCACTTGTTGCACCTGATAAACGATCTATTGGATATCAGCAAGATCCAGGCAGGGAAACTTGCCCTGTATGTGGAAGATGATGTAAATGTTCATAATGAACTTGAAGCCAGTTTGAACATTGCAAGTGCGATGATCCTCGATAAACCCCTTCGGATCGTCATGGAAATCGAAAGGAATCTGCCCTTGATCTTTGGGGACAAACGTCGTATCCGGCAGATCGTCTTGAATCTTTTGAGCAATGCCATAAAATTTACTGATGGAGGTACCATCACCTTGCAGGCGAAACGGTCTGGGGATGAGGTCATCATTTCCGTCATCGATTCCGGTCCGGGCATCCCTCATGCGGCGCAATCCCTGATCTTCGAACCGTTTACCCAAACCGAGGATGGCATAAAATTGGAAGGCACCGGTTTGGGTCTGCCCATCTCCCGGACTCTCGCCCAGCTTCATGGCGGAAGGTTGTGGGTCGAAAGCGAACCCGGGTCTGGGGCTGCCTTCCACTTTGCCCTGCCAACGGTTGGGAGATCACCGTGA
- a CDS encoding response regulator yields MSKEAPKDISILYLEDDFASRKVMSIILERAVGIKTFAVFENSVDFMTRLKSLTFKPSIFLIDIHVPPHDGFEVLQMLRNDPEHRSATIIALTASVMIEEVRQLRAAGFDGAISKPIDHRKFPSLLKRIVEGESVWNIS; encoded by the coding sequence GTGAGCAAGGAAGCCCCGAAGGATATTTCCATCCTCTATCTTGAGGATGATTTTGCCAGCCGCAAAGTGATGTCCATTATTCTTGAAAGAGCGGTAGGGATCAAGACATTTGCCGTCTTCGAGAACAGCGTGGATTTTATGACGCGCCTCAAAAGCCTGACCTTCAAACCATCCATTTTTTTGATCGACATCCACGTTCCGCCTCACGATGGATTTGAAGTTTTGCAGATGCTGCGGAACGACCCCGAACACCGCTCTGCGACCATCATTGCCCTGACCGCCAGTGTCATGATCGAGGAGGTAAGGCAGCTGAGGGCAGCCGGTTTTGACGGCGCGATCAGCAAACCGATCGATCATCGAAAATTTCCCAGTCTGTTGAAGCGGATCGTGGAAGGTGAATCAGTATGGAATATTTCATAA
- a CDS encoding response regulator gives MIKPFLANKRIFLIEDDLVNIHIFTKVLAKQNAEVLHDTLGHSAVKNIVENLPVDLIVVDVMLNRGQNGFDVFEKIKEEPRTRNIKVIATTSLDPEILIPKAREAGFSGFIGKPVNALELPALLEKVLKGEQVWIGHEL, from the coding sequence ATGATCAAACCCTTTTTGGCAAACAAAAGGATATTTCTGATCGAGGATGACTTAGTGAATATTCACATCTTCACAAAGGTCCTTGCAAAACAGAACGCCGAGGTTTTGCATGATACCCTTGGTCACAGTGCGGTTAAGAATATTGTGGAGAACCTGCCTGTCGACCTGATCGTGGTGGACGTCATGCTAAACCGCGGACAGAACGGTTTTGATGTTTTTGAAAAAATCAAGGAAGAGCCGCGTACGCGTAATATCAAGGTTATTGCCACCACATCCCTGGACCCTGAGATCCTCATTCCCAAAGCACGTGAGGCGGGTTTTTCCGGTTTTATTGGCAAGCCGGTGAACGCCCTCGAACTTCCCGCCTTGCTTGAGAAGGTCTTGAAAGGCGAGCAGGTATGGATCGGGCACGAACTCTGA
- a CDS encoding class I SAM-dependent methyltransferase, with product MTPEMEALKVRLKATWEAGDYGHFATYLLPGALEFLSRVTVEPGSRVLDVACGAGQTAIPMARAGAKVTGIDLAANLVEQARAMSKVEKLDARFDEGDAEMLPYDDASFDMVISLIGAMFAPRPELVAAELKRVTRPGGKIIMGNWTPGGFVGQMFKIMGKHVPPSPLMPPPVKWGDEATVRERFGNEFSHLKVSRHLYPFKYPFSPAKVVEFFRQYYGPTFKAFAALEGDKQAALRSELEELWSTFNTAMNGTTSVMAEYLEVVAVKA from the coding sequence ATGACACCTGAAATGGAGGCGCTGAAAGTACGACTCAAAGCCACCTGGGAAGCGGGCGATTACGGACACTTTGCCACATATCTGTTGCCTGGGGCGTTGGAGTTCCTTTCTCGGGTTACGGTCGAACCGGGAAGTCGTGTCCTTGATGTGGCTTGCGGTGCCGGGCAGACGGCAATTCCGATGGCGCGGGCGGGTGCGAAGGTAACCGGGATCGACCTCGCCGCGAATTTGGTGGAGCAAGCCCGCGCCATGTCAAAGGTAGAAAAGCTGGACGCCCGCTTCGATGAGGGAGATGCGGAAATGCTTCCTTATGACGATGCTTCGTTCGATATGGTGATCAGCCTGATCGGAGCCATGTTCGCACCCCGCCCTGAACTGGTCGCCGCGGAGTTGAAACGTGTAACCCGACCGGGCGGCAAGATCATCATGGGCAATTGGACCCCCGGTGGTTTCGTGGGGCAGATGTTCAAGATCATGGGCAAACACGTGCCACCTTCGCCCCTAATGCCCCCACCCGTGAAATGGGGCGATGAAGCAACCGTGCGCGAACGATTTGGGAATGAATTCTCGCATCTTAAAGTCAGCCGCCACCTGTACCCGTTCAAATATCCTTTTTCCCCTGCAAAGGTTGTCGAATTCTTCCGTCAATATTATGGTCCGACATTCAAAGCCTTTGCTGCGCTTGAAGGGGATAAACAGGCAGCCCTGCGAAGTGAGTTGGAAGAATTATGGAGCACCTTCAACACAGCCATGAACGGCACGACAAGTGTAATGGCTGAGTATCTTGAAGTGGTTGCTGTAAAAGCATAG